ATCTGGGACTGGATCGGCAGTACGACCATCTGCTGCATCACAATTTCATGTTCAGCCGTGATTCATCGCAGGAATTCCAGGACATTTACGCCGCGGGCAATCCAGCGCGGGATCCCTCCCTGTACGTGTGCGTACCCAGCCGGACCGACGATCGCCAGGCGCCCGACGGTTGCGAGGCGCTCTATGTGCTGGTGCATACGGCGCATTTACGTGAGCGGCACCACTGGGAGGGTCCGGGTGGATTGTTCGAACAGTACCGCCCGGTGATCATGGAGAAGCTCAAGCGTTTCGGCATGCCCGACCTCGAGAAGCACATCGTCGTCGAGCGCCATCTCACGCCGGCCTCGATCGAGCGCCTCTACAACGCGGAGGGCGGCGCGATCTACGGGCTGGCCAGTCATGGGCGACTGCGCGGAGGTTTCAAGCCGCGCAATCGCAGCCGCGTGCTGCGGCATCTCTACCTGGCCGGAGGCAGCACCAATCCCGGGCCCGGCGTGCCGATGGTTCTTATGAGTGGCGTGACCGCGGCGCGGGCCATCGGCGAGGACTTCGGGATTGCGATGCCGAAGCTCGAGGCGCCACCGACCGCGGCGCCGCCCGCGCCCGTGGAGGCTCTTTCCTCGTGAGTGGCGAGATTCTTGAGGATGCCTGGAGCTTCCGGTTCGCCAACGTGGTGGGCTGGTACGCGAAGCGATTGATCGGAAAAAATTTCCACGCGATGCGAGTGCTTGCGGGACAGCGGGACGCGGTTTCCGCCCTCACCGCCGAGCCGGGTCCGATCATGATCGTCATGAATCATTCCAGCTGGTGGGACCCGATGCTCGTCCTGGCGCTGCGCCGCATGTTCTTTCCGGAGCGATCCTTCCTGATTCCGATGGACCGGGTCTCCCTGGAGCGGTTCCGTTTCCTGCGCAAGTGCGGCCTGTTCGGCCTGGATCCGGACGATCCGGGCTCGCTTGCGGCGATGGGTGACTATGTGCGACGCCGCATGCACGAACTGCCGCGCTGCACCATCGGCCTCACGCCGCAGGGGCGCTTCGTGGATGTGCGCGAACCTGTTCGGCCGCGTCCCGGCGCCGCGGCGATCCTGGCGCGGAGTCCCTCCATGCGCCTCTGGAGCGTGGCGAGCGAGTATGGATTCTGGCAGGAGCAGAAGCCGGAGATTTTCTTCAGCGTCGTGGAAGTGGAGAGGCCGGAGAATGGCTCGACCGCCGGCTGGCAGCGGCAACTTGCGGAATCCATGGAAGCGAATCAGCGCCGATTGCAGGAGGCGGTCAAGACGCGCGACCCGCTCCGATTTGAAACTCTCCTCGGCGGACGGGTGAGCGGGAATCATCCGGTGTACGACTTCTGGCTGCGACTTCGCGGAAAGACTCCCGGGATCGAGACCGGTCACCGCTCCCTTCCGTCGAATTCCCCGCGATGACAAACGTGCCGCACGACCCGAAGCGAGCGATGGCCCATGCTGCTTCTTGAAGGCATCGGCTTCGCTTCACTGGCCGCTGCCGCTTTGCCGCTGGCCATGAGCGCCATCAATCTGAATTTGTACCGGGCGCCCAGGCTCCGCGCCCGCAAGCGCCCGGCGCAGACCGAGGTTTCGATCTGCATTCCCGCCCGCGACGAAGCCGCCAACATCAAGGCATGCGTGGTGGGCATTCTGTCCAGCGCGAACGCCACGGTCGAGGTGCTGGTCTACGACGACCAAAGCCAGGATGCGACGCCCGCCATCGTCGAGTCGATCGCTCGGAGCGATCCGCGCTGCCGCGTCGTTCCGACGAAACCGCTGGAGGCCGGATGGAACGGCAAGCAGTGGGGCTGCGAGCAGATGGGACGAGCCTCGACCGCGACCTGGCTCCTTTTCACCGACGCCGACGTTCGATTCGCTCCGGAGGCCGTGGCCCTGGGATTGCAGTTCGCCGAGGATTCCAAAGCCGACATCGTGAGCACCTTTCCCCGGCAGCTCTGCGGCACCGCGGGCGAGGCGATAATCGTGCCGCTGATCCACTTTCTGCTGCTGGGCTATCTGCCATTCGGATTCATGCGACTCTTCGCGAGTCCAAGCTTTGGCGCGGGGTGCGGTCAATATCTGCTGGTCAAGCGCGAGGCGTGGATCCGCGCGGGGGGACATGGCGCCTTTCGCAACAGCATGCACGATGGCATTCAATTGCCCAAGGCGATTCGCAGGGCGGGTGGGCGCAGCGATCTCTTTGACGCCACCGACCACCTGAGCGTGCGCATGTACCGCGGATTCGCCGCCACCTGGAGGGGCTTCGCCAAAAACGCCTTCGAGGGGCTGGGCTCCATGACAGCGTTGATCGTCTTCACGCTGCTGCATGTGATGGGGCACATCCTGCCGCCGATCCTGCTGATCGCGTGGTGCCTCGGGATGTGGCTTCCGCCCTTGGCGCAGGGTTGCCTGGCCACCGCGCTCTGCGCGGGATTTCTGACCCGGATCCTGCTGGCCATCCGCTTCCGCCAGCCCTGGCTCGGCGTGGCGCTGCATCCACTCTCGATCCTGTTGATGACCTTGATCCAGTGGCGCAGCTGGTGGCTGTCGCGCAGCGGACGCCGCGCCTGGCGCGGGCGCATCTCAGGAACTTGAAACGACCGCGGCCGGTGCAGCGGGCTCGATCTTCTTGACCTCGGTTCGCGCCGTTTGGATCAGCACCATCTCGGAGTAGGAGCCGCCGCGGGCCATGAGCTCCTCGTGCGAGCCGATTTCCGCCACGGCGCCACCCTTGAGCACGACGATCTTATGAGCGTTGCGGATGGTCGAGAGGCGGTGCGCGATCACGAAGGATGTCCGGTGTCGCATCAGGTTCACCAGACCCTCCTGGATGAAGAGCTCGCTCTCCACGTCGAGGTTGCTGGTGGCCTCGTCCAGGATCAGGATGCGCGGATCCGCCAGCACCGCGCGGGCGATGGCGATGCGCTGCCGCTGGCCGCCGGAGAGGCGCACGCCGCGCTCGCCGATGCGGGTCAGGTATTTCTTGGGCATCTCGTGGATGAAGCCGTGGCAGCAGGCAAGCATGGCCGCCCGTTCGATGTCCTCCGTCGAGGCGTGCTTGCGCCCATAGGCGATGTTGTCGGCGATCGTGCCATCGAAGAGGAAGACATCCTGCTCCACGATGCCCAGCAGGCTGCGCCAGTCATGCAGCCGGATGTCGCGCAGGTCGACGCCGTCCACCAGGATGCGCCCGCCGGTCGGGTCGAAGAATCGCGCGATGAGATTGCACAGGGTGGTCTTGCCGGCGCCGCTGGCGCCGACGAAGGCCACGGTCTCGCCGGGGCTCACATCGAAGGAGACGCCGCAGATCACGGGAACCTTGGAGTTGGGATAGGTGAACTCAAGGTTCTCGACGCGCATCGCCCCGGCCATGGCGCGGCGGTCCAGTCGCTGCGCGCCGGGCCGATCGGGCAGCTCCGGCGTTTCGTTGAGCACGTCGAGCGTGCGGTCGTAGCCGGCGAGGTTCGTCTGGAAATTCGTGGCGCTGCTGGCCAGCGCTTCCAGAGGTCCCAGCAGCATCGCGAGATAGGTGAGGAACAAAACCAGATCGCCGGGGGTCAGCGAACCGGCGATCACCTGCCGCCCGCCATACCAGAGCAGCAGCGCGCTGGCCGTGGGAATCAGCAGCGCCCATGCCAGCTCGATGCCGCGGCTCCACCACCAGGTCAGGATCTCCTGCCGCGCCATCAGGTGACTGCCGCGCAGAAATCGCGATGTCTCGCTCTGCTCGCGCGCGAAGGCCCGCACCACGCGCATGCCGCCGAAGGCCTCGGTGGCGTGCGAGTCGACGTCGGTGCGCTGCTGGCGGATGTCACGGTAGAGCGGACGGATACGGCCGATCCAGGTTCGATGACTGAGCCAGACAATCGGCAGCAGAAGCCCGGCCCCCAGCAGCAACCTGAAATCCGTGATCGTGAGAATGGTCAGGATCCCGACCAGCTGCACGATGGCGCGGAAGGGGTTGTAGAGCATGTTGAAGACCAGTTCAGCCACGCCGCCCGCGTCCTCGCGCAGCAGGCTGGCGATGCCGCCGGATTTCATCTGCCAGACGCGGTGCAGCGGCAGATGCACAGCATGCTCGAAGGTCTTGCGGCGGATGTGCACCTGCAGCCGCTTGGTGATGCGCGTGGCCTGCCAGCGCCCGGAGATGCTGATGGCCGTGCCGAAGACGCTCACCACCAGAATGCCCACGGCAATCCATCCCAGCAGCGCGGTGCGGTCCCCCGTGACGGTGTGCGGAATGATCCGGTCGATCCATGCGGGCAGCGGCGCGCCGATGAAGACATTGTCGATGGCCAGCTTGGTCGCGGCCGGCGGAATGAGTGTGAGGCCGGCGCCCAGCGCGATCGTGCCCATGGTGAAGAGAAGCGAGGCGCGGTGGGGGCGCAACTCGCCCAGGAAAGAGCGGAAGAGCTGACCGAAGGAGCGGTTGCGGCGCAGGCTGCGCTCCGAGCCATGCCACGAGATGGAAACCGGATCGATCTTGGCCTTCCTCTTCCGCTCGCGCAGGGTCTCAAGATATTCGCGGTAAAGGCGGCGGCTGCCGCGGCCAGAGGACATGACCCGATGGTAGCCCATGAGCGTCGCGGGGCAGGGTTCGCGAGGTGAGCGCCGGATTTCAGGAGCGGCTTCGTATCATGTCCGCATGAATCTTCCTCGCCGCTCCTTGAGTGTCGTCGCCGCTCTCGCATGGTTGCTGCTTGCCGCGGCTCCCCCCGCGGCGCCCGCTGAGAGCGCGCCGCAAACCGCGCCGAAGTCCGCTCCAGCCGCCAAGAAGCCGGCGGCACCCAAGGCCAAGAGCGAGACGCCCGCCAAGGCGAAGCGCGAGGCGGGACTTCTCTACGGCCGACCCGCGCCGAAGAAAGCCCCGGGCACGATCCGCCTGGCCGCCTACAACATGGAGAATTTCTTCGATGGCGTCGACGATCCGAATCTCTCGGGCGAATACGACGACATCAAGATGCAGACCAGCGAGAGCCGCTGCAAGGCGCTGGCCAAAGCCATCCACGACCTGGACGCCGACGTGCTGGGCCTGGAAGAGGTCGAGGGTGAGGATGCGCTGCGATGGTTCCGCGACACCTATCTCAAAGACATGGGCTACGAATACCTCGCGAGCAAGGAAGTGGGCTACTACCGCGGCGTCGAGCAGGCGCTGCTGAGTCGCTTTCCGATCGAGGATGTGCAGATCTGGACCAACGAGGATCTCTCGCCGATGGAGAAATACATTCCCAAGGACGCGGACCAGCGCAAGAAGGAGGGCTGGGGCGACGATCCGAAAGACAAGGAGCCGCTGAAGTTCCAGCGCAGCCCGCTGAAGGCGGTGGTGAAGCTTCCGGATGGACAGTTGCTGACCCTCTATGTGGTGCACCACAAAGCGGGCGGCAAGGCCACGGCGCATCACCGCGACCTTGAGGCGCTTCGCATCAACGAGATGATCAAAGAGGATCTCGCCAAGAAATCCGATGCGCTGGTTGCGGTGGTCGGCGATTTCAACGCCACTCCGAGCGAGAAGCCCGCGCGCATCTATCGCGACAAGGCTTTCGCCGGCCTGGTGAGCGCCTACGAGTTCCGTCCCGAGGCGGGCAAGGACAAGGAAAGCGCCAAGGACGATGACGCGGACGATGATGCGGACATGGCGGCGGAGAAATCAGCCAAGACCGCGGCCCGCAATCTCTATTTGACCCACATCACCAACCGCGCGATCGACTACATCCTGATGTCGCCGGCGCTGATGAAGCTCGCGGTGCCCAAGTCCTTCTTCGTGATGGGCACCCTGATGCCGGGCTCGGACTACGACTACAAGAAGGACACGCCGCCGGAGGGCTACGCCAGCGATCACTGCCCGGTCGCGATTGATTTGAAGGTGGCGGCGGCAAATACGGCGAAGCCCAAAGGGAAGTGAATCCGCAGG
This portion of the Planctomycetota bacterium genome encodes:
- a CDS encoding lysophospholipid acyltransferase family protein, with protein sequence MSGEILEDAWSFRFANVVGWYAKRLIGKNFHAMRVLAGQRDAVSALTAEPGPIMIVMNHSSWWDPMLVLALRRMFFPERSFLIPMDRVSLERFRFLRKCGLFGLDPDDPGSLAAMGDYVRRRMHELPRCTIGLTPQGRFVDVREPVRPRPGAAAILARSPSMRLWSVASEYGFWQEQKPEIFFSVVEVERPENGSTAGWQRQLAESMEANQRRLQEAVKTRDPLRFETLLGGRVSGNHPVYDFWLRLRGKTPGIETGHRSLPSNSPR
- a CDS encoding glycosyltransferase, with product MLLLEGIGFASLAAAALPLAMSAINLNLYRAPRLRARKRPAQTEVSICIPARDEAANIKACVVGILSSANATVEVLVYDDQSQDATPAIVESIARSDPRCRVVPTKPLEAGWNGKQWGCEQMGRASTATWLLFTDADVRFAPEAVALGLQFAEDSKADIVSTFPRQLCGTAGEAIIVPLIHFLLLGYLPFGFMRLFASPSFGAGCGQYLLVKREAWIRAGGHGAFRNSMHDGIQLPKAIRRAGGRSDLFDATDHLSVRMYRGFAATWRGFAKNAFEGLGSMTALIVFTLLHVMGHILPPILLIAWCLGMWLPPLAQGCLATALCAGFLTRILLAIRFRQPWLGVALHPLSILLMTLIQWRSWWLSRSGRRAWRGRISGT
- a CDS encoding ABC transporter ATP-binding protein/permease, which produces MSSGRGSRRLYREYLETLRERKRKAKIDPVSISWHGSERSLRRNRSFGQLFRSFLGELRPHRASLLFTMGTIALGAGLTLIPPAATKLAIDNVFIGAPLPAWIDRIIPHTVTGDRTALLGWIAVGILVVSVFGTAISISGRWQATRITKRLQVHIRRKTFEHAVHLPLHRVWQMKSGGIASLLREDAGGVAELVFNMLYNPFRAIVQLVGILTILTITDFRLLLGAGLLLPIVWLSHRTWIGRIRPLYRDIRQQRTDVDSHATEAFGGMRVVRAFAREQSETSRFLRGSHLMARQEILTWWWSRGIELAWALLIPTASALLLWYGGRQVIAGSLTPGDLVLFLTYLAMLLGPLEALASSATNFQTNLAGYDRTLDVLNETPELPDRPGAQRLDRRAMAGAMRVENLEFTYPNSKVPVICGVSFDVSPGETVAFVGASGAGKTTLCNLIARFFDPTGGRILVDGVDLRDIRLHDWRSLLGIVEQDVFLFDGTIADNIAYGRKHASTEDIERAAMLACCHGFIHEMPKKYLTRIGERGVRLSGGQRQRIAIARAVLADPRILILDEATSNLDVESELFIQEGLVNLMRHRTSFVIAHRLSTIRNAHKIVVLKGGAVAEIGSHEELMARGGSYSEMVLIQTARTEVKKIEPAAPAAVVSSS
- a CDS encoding endonuclease/exonuclease/phosphatase family protein translates to MNLPRRSLSVVAALAWLLLAAAPPAAPAESAPQTAPKSAPAAKKPAAPKAKSETPAKAKREAGLLYGRPAPKKAPGTIRLAAYNMENFFDGVDDPNLSGEYDDIKMQTSESRCKALAKAIHDLDADVLGLEEVEGEDALRWFRDTYLKDMGYEYLASKEVGYYRGVEQALLSRFPIEDVQIWTNEDLSPMEKYIPKDADQRKKEGWGDDPKDKEPLKFQRSPLKAVVKLPDGQLLTLYVVHHKAGGKATAHHRDLEALRINEMIKEDLAKKSDALVAVVGDFNATPSEKPARIYRDKAFAGLVSAYEFRPEAGKDKESAKDDDADDDADMAAEKSAKTAARNLYLTHITNRAIDYILMSPALMKLAVPKSFFVMGTLMPGSDYDYKKDTPPEGYASDHCPVAIDLKVAAANTAKPKGK